TCAGGCTGATCTCGTCCACAGGCACATCTCCACTGATGACCTGTGGCGCTCCACCGCCTCGCTCGTGAAAGAGCACGGTGCTGGGGTCGTTGTGGTCGAGAGTTATAATTTCTGGCGAAGAGCTGCCATCCACAAGGGGGCGGGCCATTCCTTCGATGCTGTAGACTTGAAGAATATCTTTTTCTGGCACCGCAGGGTCGCGGGTGTAGAGCACTCCACTTGCGCGGGCGTCGATCATTTCCAGAACCAGCGCTGCCATTGGGGTTTGCATGTCCGGCATGCCGTAGCGCACGCGGTAGCTGATTGCCTTTGCAGAGTATTTGCTGGCGAGCACTTTTTTGTACGCATCCGAAAGGTCAGACAGCGAGACATTCAGCACGCTGTCATACTGCCCAGCAAAGGACGCTTCAGTGTCTTCTCCAACGGCGGAGGAACGGACTGCGAGCTGCACCATGCCACCCCGCGAGGAGGCAAGGGCAAGAGCGTGATCCCGATATTCCTGCTCGACGGCAGGGGGAACTGAGGCATCAAGAATGATGCGCTGGATTTCTTCGGCAATGTCCATGACAAAGCCCGGAGAATCCAGTGTAACCTTGGAGAGCAGTGTTTCGATCTGCGGGCGCAGCTCGTTGTACTCAATAAAATAGTGAAAGGCGTTGGTGGTGATGACAAAGCCCCCAGGGACGGGCAGGTCTTCCACCTCGGCAATGCTGGAAAGACGCGCGGCCTTGTGCCCCACAAGCTCAGGAGTCAGGTGGGCGTCGGCAAGCGTCATGGAATAGGGCGGGGCAAAGTCGAACTCAGGCGGCTCGGTCTGCATGGCAACATAGAACTCAATCTTGCGGCGGTAGTCCGGCAGATCAAGATAGTGGCCGGGGCGCATGCGCATAAGTTGCTGGGTCAGGGCCTCCACGTCAGCAGAGAGCGCCCGGGTGAGCATGGTGACGCGGTTCCAGTCGGCCGAAACCGTGCCATAGTACAGCTCTTCGAGTTCTGCGATGCGCTTGAGACAGTTGCGGTCCATTTCCAGAAGCTGTTTAAAGGCCTCGTATTTTTTCCGCAGGAGCGTTCCCGGTGCAAAAAGCTGATATGTCCAGTGTCTGAAAAGCTGTCTGAGTTCGAGGTTCATAGTGCCCTACACTTTCGCCAGTGCTTCGGCGACCTTTTCTTCCAGTTCTTCCTTGTCGATAGGCTTCACACAGTAATCAACGGCTCCGAGTTCCTGACAGCGGCGAGCTGTTTCCAGAGTCGGATAGCCTGTGAGCATGATGACTTTGACTTTCTTTGAAATGTTTTTGATTTCTTCCAGCACCTGAACACCAGTCATTTTTTTGAGCTTGATGTCTAAGATTGCGAGCTGGACAGGCTCCTTGCGGGCGTCTTCTTTTTTGATGAACGCAAGAGCTTCTTCCTCTTCGGTAAACGAATGGACCTCGTGCCCTTTTCGTTCAAGGATACGCCGAATTAAAATTCCGGCGTCCATAACATCGTCAAGAACAACTATTTTCGCCACGTCGTCGAGCCTCCTATGAAATATTCTCCATCCCGCGAGCGGACTTCTGTGATTTCAGGACATTCTTCATCGGGAAGTCCTTCCTTGGTCAGTGGCAGTTCAACCATGAACAGTGTGCCTAGTCCCGGAGGACGTGAATCTGGCACTTCTTCCTCATGACTAATAATGTAGTCAAGAGGTGCTGGGCTTATGGCGGATATGCGGCCGCCGTGATCGCTAATGATTCCAAAAGACAGGGCAAGGCCGAGTCCTGTACCTTTGCCAACAGGCTTGGTGGTAAAAAATGGGTCAAAGATGTTGTTTATGTCATGTTGCGAGACACCAGACCCGGTGTCTGCGACCGTGACCAGAACGCGCCGTCTGTGTGAGCACATCTTGGTCGTGACATAAATTCCCCCATCCGAGCCTATGGCGTCAAATGCATTATTGAGAAGATTCATCCAGACCTGTTTCAGCTTTTCCTTGTCGCCAGTAATTGGCATCACCGTGGGGTCAAAGTCGGTCTCAATGCGCACGCGCTCTTGCAGGAAAATCTGTTCCAGCAGGGAAATAACTTCTTCCAGACTTTCGTTGAGGTCCAGGGGCGCCATACTACTCTCAATGCGACGAGAGAAACCAAGCAGGTCAGCAACGATTTTTTTGCAGACTTTTGTCTGTTTCTCAATAGTTTTAAGGTCATGACTCAGCTGGCTGTCACCTGGCGTATCTTCAAGCAAAAGCTGGGCGTAGCCAAGAATGATTCCCAGAGGCGTGTTGATTTCGTGCGCGACGCCACCGGCGAGCTTACCGAGGTCTTCCATTTTTTGCGAATGGATGAGCCGCTCCTGATACTGCTTGATGATGGTAATGTCGCGGGCCGTATACAGCATACCAATATTTTCTTTGCCGATTTTTACCGGGACTTTAATCACGTGGAACCAGCGTTTCTGGTCGCCACTTCGAATAAGCTCCTGCTTGGAAATGGGCTTGCCAGTCAGCAGCACCTGTTTGTTTTCATGGTATGCGGCGTCGGCTTCATCTTCATCAAAGAGTTCGTAATTGCTGTGCCCCAGAAGGTCTTCTTCGTTGAGGTGGAAATAGGTGCAGAATGCCTTGTTGACCGTCATGTACTTGAAATCTGTGTCCAGCAGGCACATCAGGTCTGGGGTTACATCCAGAATGGTACGCAGCAGTTCGCGCTGGCGTTTGAGGTCATCCTGGGTTTGTTCCAGCTCTTCGATATGCGATTTGAGCGACATGGCCATGACGTCAAAGGTTTCTGCGAGACTCTGGATTTCGTCACCCATATTTTCGAGGTACACCGGGCAGGTGTGGCAGCTCATGAGTTTTTCCGGGTAGCTGTCCTCTTTGCACTGGGGGCAGAGTGTGCCAGCAAGGTACCAGCAGCGGCGCCGGTTGTCGCCGTAGGCGGGGCAGTCTTCCTGTCCGCATTGCTGGATGTCCCAGCAGTTGCGGTAGAGGCGTGGCCCTGTCTGCACATTGAGTTGCCCCTGCACCACGCTTTCTGCGCTTTTTCGCAGTGCGTTGAGCCGGGCCGAGACATTGCGGGAAAAAATGGTGCCGAGCAGAATGGCAACAACCATAACCGCGAAAGACACCAAGAAAATGGTCGAGACGACGTCTTTTTTGATTTCCTGCACGCGGGCCTGAGAAACACCAAGGCGAACCGAGCCAAAGACTTTTCCGTCGACCATGACAGGCGCTGCAAAGTCATAGATCCGGTGGCTGCCATCATCCAGAAGCTGGATGGAAATTTCTGTTTCTTTGGGGCTGTTTGCCGTGAGTAAATCAGTAGGGAATCCACCGTTAAAGGTGTGGACAAGGACGTTCCCCCGTTTGTCAGTCACAAAGGCATAGAGCGTAAAGTCAGAGAGTCGTTCGGCCCCGTCCACGAGGTTTTTGAGGCGCAGGAAGTCACTGGCGAGCAGGGGGTCCACGGCGCGGGAGGCCATATTCAGGACCATGCTACGGCCCCGGTCCCGGTTCTCTTCCAGCAGGCGGTCAACAGCAACCTGACTCACCAGAACCGCGGTCAGAATACTAAAGAAAATGATGACGCTGGAAATGCCAATATTGATTTTGTCTTTGAAGCGCATGCGGGCAATCTGGCGAATGCCGGGCAGGGGGCGTTCTCCGTATGGGTCAAAGCGCTGGTGCAAAAATGAGAGGACAGGGCGGAGTGCTCTGCCAAGTGTGCTTTCTTTATGAAAAAAGCTCTTCATGCCTGTTCCGTCGTTCCTTTTACTGGGCATCAACGCCAGTTTTGCGAATCAGCTCTCGTATGGAATTAAAATCACTGTCCTGTGCCGGAAGAATGCTGATGATTTTGGCGCGGCGCAGGATGTCTTTTTCTTCTGGGTTGTCCATGGAAAGGGAGGTCATGGCCTGGGAAATTTTGAGAACCACATCAGGATCAAGGCCTTTTCTGGCGGAGTAGACCCAGCCCGGATACCACGGAGTCGTGGCAAGTATCTTGATGCGGGTGGTATCGATGCTCTCGCGCATGATTTCAAGCGCTCCCTCGCGAATGGAACCAACACCATAGCGGCCGGAGTACACTCCGAGTACGACTTTTTCCTGTTTGCCGCCGGGGCCGGGAGCAAAAGCGATTTCTGCAAAGTCGTTTTTGCTGATGCCATGGTCGATGAAATACCCCAGTGCAAAGAGGTAGCCGCCAGCAGAGCTAGGATCGACTGCGATCCAGTGCTGACCTTTGACGTCTTCAATTTTTTGAATACTTGGATTGTCGGCCCGCACGATGATCTGCCCCCGGAAGTGGGTACCCTGATCTTCCTCTTCGGTTCTGGCAAAGGCTCGTGCGCCGTAGCGGTCTGCTATTTTGACATAAATAAATGGGTTGGAGAACGAAATATCAATCAGCCCTTCCTCGACCATTGTCATATGTTCGGCAAAGGTGTCCGGAAAGACCTGGCGGAAGCTGAGGCCCGTTGTTTTGGCAAGGTATTCAACAAGCTTATGGTGGCGTTTGTAGGAAACGCTATGTGAATACTGGGGCAGGTAGGCGTAGGTGATTTCGCGTTTGTCTTTTTGGAATGTGATTTCTTCCCGCCGGGAAAGATCAACCCGTTTTGCGGGTTCCTGATCCGAGCACGCAAAAAGGCTCAGGCTTACCATGCACAGGGCAATAGACAAAAATACTGTCTTGCGAATCATGGGTGATCCTCAGAAAAGACGTTCCCGGCGCAGGGGAGTCTGCCAGCCGCGGTGAAAACAGGGTATCGTTTTGATGGGGATTTGCAAACTATCGCAGGAGGCTTCTGCCTCTTTGTTGATTTTCTTGGTGAGTTTTCAAAAAAAATTGCTCTTGAGGTGTTGACTATCCGGGCTTCTGATTTACTTCTCTTGGCGTTGCCCCTCAAATGGGGTTTGCTTTTTACGTAATCTCGCTATAACTGCTGAACATCGTTTTGGCACTCACTTATTAACGAGTGCTGACAGCTGAAAAAATTCGCTAATGGAGGATTCCAAATGAAGCTGAAACCGTTGAACGATCGCGTTCTGGTCAAGCGCCTTGAGGGTGAGGAAGTTTCTGCCGGTGGTATCATCATTCCTGATACCGCTAAAGAGAAGCCTATGAAGGCTCAGGTTGTCGCTGTTGGTCCTGGCAAAAAGGACGAAGCTGGCAACGTTATCGCTATGAGCGTGAAAGAGGGCGACATGGTTCTCTTCAACAAGTACGCCGGTACCGAGATCAAAATCGAAGGCCAGGAGCACCTCGTCATGCGCGAGGAAGACATCTTGGCTATTATTGAAGCATAAATTTAGCGACTTCGAATATATTTCTTAAGGAGAGATCCAAATGGCCAAAGAGATTCTTTTTGACGCCAAAGTTCGTGAAAAAATGAAGAACGGTGTTGACACCCTCGCCAACGCCGTCAAGGTTACCCTTGGACCCAAGGGCCGTAACGTTGTTATCGAAAAGTCTTTCGGTTCCCCGATCATCACCAAGGACGGCGTGACCGTTGCCAAGGAAGTCGAGATCGAAGACAAGTTCGAGAACATGGGCGCTCAGATGGTTAAGGAAGTTGCTTCCAAGACTTCTGACGTTGCTGGTGACGGTACCACTACCGCTACCGTTCTGGCTCAGGCTATCTTCCACGAAGGCGTTAAGCTCGTGACCGCTGGTCGTAGCCCCATGGGCATCAAGCGCGGCGTTGACAAGGCTGTTGCTGCTCTGAACGAAGAGCTGGCAAAGCTTGCCAAGCCTACCCGCGACCAGAAAGAGATCGCTCAGGTTGGCACCATCTCCGCCAACAACGACGCTACCATTGGTAACATCATTGCTGAGGCCATGAACAAGGTCGGCAAAGAGGGCGTCATCACTGTTGAAGAAGCTAAGGGCCTCGAGACCACTCTGGATGTCGTTGAAGGCATGCAGTTCGACCGTGGCTACCTCTCTCCCTACTTCGTGACCAATCCTGAGAAGATGATCTGCGAAATGGAAGAGCCTCTTATCCTCATCCACGAGAAGAAAATTTCCAACATGAAGGATCTGCTGCCTTGCCTCGAGCAGGTTGCCAAGATGTCCAAGCCCCTCGTCATCATTGCTGAAGACGTCGACGGCGAAGCTCTGGCTACCCTCGTTGTGAACAAGCTCCGCGGCATCCTGAATGTTGTTGCTATCAAGGCTCCTGGCTTTGGTGAGCGCCGCAAGGAAATGCTCAAGGACATCGCCATCCTTACCGGTGGTCAGGTTGTCTCCGAAGACCTCGGCCTCAAGCTCGAGAACGTCAGCGTGAACGACCTCGGTACCGCTAAGCGCGTTGTTATCGACAAGGAAAACACCACCATCGTTGACGGTGCTGGCGAAGCCGAAAACATCAAAGCTCGCGTTGCTCAGCTCCGCGCTCAGATCGACGAGACTTCCTCCGACTACGATCGCGAAAAGCTCCAGGAGCGCCTCGCTAAGATCGTTGGCGGTGTCGCAGTCATCAACGTCGGCGCTGCTACCGAGACCGAGATGAAAGAAAAGAAAGCTCGTGTCGAAGACGCTCTGAACGCTACCCGCGCTGCTGTCGAAGAGGGCATCGTCCCCGGCGGTGGTGTGGCTCTCGTCCGCTGCTCCAAGGTCCTCGAAAAGGTTACCCCCGCAGACGACGACGAAGCTTCCGGCGTGGCTATCATTGCCCGCGCTATCGAAGAGCCTCTCCGCATGATCGCTAACAACGCTGGCCTCGAAGGCTCCATCGTTGTTGAAAAGGTCCGTGACAACAAGGACGGCTTTGGTTTCAACGCCGCTTCCTGCGAGTACGAAGACCTCATCAAGGCCGGTGTCATCGATCCTAAGAAGGTGACCCGTACCGCTCTTCAGAATGCTGCTTCCGTGGCTGGCCTCCTGCTGACCACCGAGTGCGCAATCGTTGAGAAGCCCGACGATAAGGGCGCTGCTATGCCCGCTATGCCCGCAGGTGGCATGGGCGGCATGGGCGGAATGGGCGGCATGATGTAATTCATCCGTCTTCCGCATCTACTGCGAAAGCTCAAGGGCCGTCCCCAAAAAGGACGGCCCTTTTTTTGCCCCGTCACCTGCCCCGCCTGTCTGGCCTTTCTCTTCAAAAATCGGTACGTATCCAGCAACGTCGCAACCTAAAAAAGGTACAGGCATGTTTAAACTCTTCGTCATCATACTGTTTCTTGTCTGGTTCCTCGGCCTCTTTCTTGGCAAAAAACACCGACTTATTCGCAGTACTTCACAGCTCATCCAGCTCATACTCTGGGGAGCGTTTAGCTTTCTCGGAACAACGGGCATCCCCCGCTCAGACTTTTTTCAGGGACGCTCCGTTGGCCTCGCCCTCGCTATCCTCACTTGGATCGCCTTCTCCTTTTGGCTCTCTCGCTTCCTCGTTCAAAAACTCGACCGCCGTGCTCGGTAGCACCGGATAGGCGAGTGGGTGAAATTGGGGCCTGCCCCAGCGCGTTAGCGCTGGATGGGTGGGTGGGGGAAGATGGGGGCGCTGCCCCCAAACCCCCGCGTAAGGGAATGATTCCCTTACGTATCCTCATCGAGTTTAAAAGCCGTGCAAGCTTCGCTTGCACGGCTTTTAAACTTGTTGGGGCTGCCTAAAGCGGCTTCTTTCTCTTTCCCGTGCGTTGCCACCATTTTCTTTCTGAACGCGAGCGTTCAAAAAGAAAGGGTTGGAGCGCAAAGAAAAAGAACACACGCTTAGTTAATTAGGCCGAAAAAAAGGGGCCGGATGAAGGGGAAAGCCAACGGCTTTCACTCATCCGGCCCCTTTTATTTCGGGCGAAATCGGGATTCCCAAGGGCCTCGTCCTTGGGCGGGGTCAAGGGGCGGCGCCCCTTGCAGAGGTGCGGGGACAGAGTCCCCGCCCACCCTAGGCCCCTTGCAGGGTTTGGGGCAGCGCCCCAATAAAACTGCGCCCCTTGCAGGGGTGCGGGGACAGAGTCCCCGCCCACACTTATAAGACTGCGGCCTTGATGACGTCGATTCCGACGCGGTCGACGAATTTTGAAGAGCGCTCGCGCTTGCGGGCGTTTTCTTTGTAATAAGAGAGGAGCTTGTCGATGAGTGCGACGAGTTCCTCGCGAGAGATATCCTCAGCAATGACGTCGGCAATACGGGGGTTGAGACCTGCAATGCCGCCAAAGGTGAGGGTAAAGCCTTTGGCAGAGCCGTAGACACCGATGTCGCGGACTTTGCCTTCGGCACAGGAGAGGGGGCAGCCGGAGATACCGAATTTAACCTTGGCGGGGAAGTCGACGCCGAGGTATTTTTCTTCGAGTTCCTGACCGAGTCCGAGACTGTCCTGCTTGCCGAATTTACAGACGGCAGTTCCGGGGCAGGCCTGCACATAGTGGACACAGAGTTCGGTAGCGCGACCGATGTCACGTCCGAGGGCGTCCCAAATGGGGTCGATCTGGTCTTCTGTCATGCCGACGAGGGCGAGACGCTGGCCGGAGGTGATTTTGACGATGGGGATCTTGTATTCTTTGACGACGTTGAGAATGCGCTCAAGGTATTCGGCGTTGAGCATACCCATTGGGGTACGGGGGACGATTGCGTAGGTTTCTTTGTCGCGCTGGAGGATTGCTCCGTCTGGTGCAGATTTCGGGGCCATTACTCTCTCCTTTGAGGGTGGATTTTTTCGTTAGGGGGTCACAACGGTAAGCAGCATCTGAAAAGGCTGCTCGGCGCGCAACGCGTGCGGCTCACCTGCGGGCATTACTATACTTTGGCCAGCCTGTACCGTGTGTTCGACGCCATTAATAGTAATAATAGCTATTCCGTCAAGTACTTGTACAAGGGCATCACCGTGAGCCGTGTGAGCCGAAAGGCCTT
Above is a window of Desulfobaculum bizertense DSM 18034 DNA encoding:
- a CDS encoding response regulator yields the protein MAKIVVLDDVMDAGILIRRILERKGHEVHSFTEEEEALAFIKKEDARKEPVQLAILDIKLKKMTGVQVLEEIKNISKKVKVIMLTGYPTLETARRCQELGAVDYCVKPIDKEELEEKVAEALAKV
- a CDS encoding ATP-binding protein → MKSFFHKESTLGRALRPVLSFLHQRFDPYGERPLPGIRQIARMRFKDKINIGISSVIIFFSILTAVLVSQVAVDRLLEENRDRGRSMVLNMASRAVDPLLASDFLRLKNLVDGAERLSDFTLYAFVTDKRGNVLVHTFNGGFPTDLLTANSPKETEISIQLLDDGSHRIYDFAAPVMVDGKVFGSVRLGVSQARVQEIKKDVVSTIFLVSFAVMVVAILLGTIFSRNVSARLNALRKSAESVVQGQLNVQTGPRLYRNCWDIQQCGQEDCPAYGDNRRRCWYLAGTLCPQCKEDSYPEKLMSCHTCPVYLENMGDEIQSLAETFDVMAMSLKSHIEELEQTQDDLKRQRELLRTILDVTPDLMCLLDTDFKYMTVNKAFCTYFHLNEEDLLGHSNYELFDEDEADAAYHENKQVLLTGKPISKQELIRSGDQKRWFHVIKVPVKIGKENIGMLYTARDITIIKQYQERLIHSQKMEDLGKLAGGVAHEINTPLGIILGYAQLLLEDTPGDSQLSHDLKTIEKQTKVCKKIVADLLGFSRRIESSMAPLDLNESLEEVISLLEQIFLQERVRIETDFDPTVMPITGDKEKLKQVWMNLLNNAFDAIGSDGGIYVTTKMCSHRRRVLVTVADTGSGVSQHDINNIFDPFFTTKPVGKGTGLGLALSFGIISDHGGRISAISPAPLDYIISHEEEVPDSRPPGLGTLFMVELPLTKEGLPDEECPEITEVRSRDGEYFIGGSTTWRK
- a CDS encoding phosphate/phosphite/phosphonate ABC transporter substrate-binding protein; translation: MIRKTVFLSIALCMVSLSLFACSDQEPAKRVDLSRREEITFQKDKREITYAYLPQYSHSVSYKRHHKLVEYLAKTTGLSFRQVFPDTFAEHMTMVEEGLIDISFSNPFIYVKIADRYGARAFARTEEEDQGTHFRGQIIVRADNPSIQKIEDVKGQHWIAVDPSSAGGYLFALGYFIDHGISKNDFAEIAFAPGPGGKQEKVVLGVYSGRYGVGSIREGALEIMRESIDTTRIKILATTPWYPGWVYSARKGLDPDVVLKISQAMTSLSMDNPEEKDILRRAKIISILPAQDSDFNSIRELIRKTGVDAQ
- the groES gene encoding co-chaperone GroES, which encodes MKLKPLNDRVLVKRLEGEEVSAGGIIIPDTAKEKPMKAQVVAVGPGKKDEAGNVIAMSVKEGDMVLFNKYAGTEIKIEGQEHLVMREEDILAIIEA
- the groL gene encoding chaperonin GroEL (60 kDa chaperone family; promotes refolding of misfolded polypeptides especially under stressful conditions; forms two stacked rings of heptamers to form a barrel-shaped 14mer; ends can be capped by GroES; misfolded proteins enter the barrel where they are refolded when GroES binds), encoding MAKEILFDAKVREKMKNGVDTLANAVKVTLGPKGRNVVIEKSFGSPIITKDGVTVAKEVEIEDKFENMGAQMVKEVASKTSDVAGDGTTTATVLAQAIFHEGVKLVTAGRSPMGIKRGVDKAVAALNEELAKLAKPTRDQKEIAQVGTISANNDATIGNIIAEAMNKVGKEGVITVEEAKGLETTLDVVEGMQFDRGYLSPYFVTNPEKMICEMEEPLILIHEKKISNMKDLLPCLEQVAKMSKPLVIIAEDVDGEALATLVVNKLRGILNVVAIKAPGFGERRKEMLKDIAILTGGQVVSEDLGLKLENVSVNDLGTAKRVVIDKENTTIVDGAGEAENIKARVAQLRAQIDETSSDYDREKLQERLAKIVGGVAVINVGAATETEMKEKKARVEDALNATRAAVEEGIVPGGGVALVRCSKVLEKVTPADDDEASGVAIIARAIEEPLRMIANNAGLEGSIVVEKVRDNKDGFGFNAASCEYEDLIKAGVIDPKKVTRTALQNAASVAGLLLTTECAIVEKPDDKGAAMPAMPAGGMGGMGGMGGMM
- a CDS encoding NAD(P)/FAD-dependent oxidoreductase; this encodes MAPKSAPDGAILQRDKETYAIVPRTPMGMLNAEYLERILNVVKEYKIPIVKITSGQRLALVGMTEDQIDPIWDALGRDIGRATELCVHYVQACPGTAVCKFGKQDSLGLGQELEEKYLGVDFPAKVKFGISGCPLSCAEGKVRDIGVYGSAKGFTLTFGGIAGLNPRIADVIAEDISREELVALIDKLLSYYKENARKRERSSKFVDRVGIDVIKAAVL
- a CDS encoding cupin domain-containing protein — its product is MTQPHAMRNIDFATVHDLRELIEYSEGQVISRSIVQMPNITVTLFAFAQGEGLSAHTAHGDALVQVLDGIAIITINGVEHTVQAGQSIVMPAGEPHALRAEQPFQMLLTVVTP